A genome region from Corvus hawaiiensis isolate bCorHaw1 chromosome 4, bCorHaw1.pri.cur, whole genome shotgun sequence includes the following:
- the SLC25A17 gene encoding peroxisomal membrane protein PMP34 isoform X1 gives MSSVASYESLVHAVSGAVGSMTAMTVFFPLDTARLRLQVDEKRKSKTTPAVLLEIIKEEGLLAPYRGWFPVISSLCCSNFVYFYTFNSLKALWVKGQHSTTGKDLVLGVVAGVVNVLVTTPLWVVNTRLKLQGAKFRNEDIVPTNYRGIIDAFHQIIRDEGVLALWNGTFPSLLLVFNPAIQFMFYEGFKRKLLKKQLQLTSLDAFVIGAIAKAVATTLTYPLQTVQSILRFGRHRLNPENRTLGSLRNVLYLLQQRVRRFGLVGLYKGLEAKLLQTVLTAALMFLVYEKLTAATFTVMGLKHSRRH, from the exons ATGTCGTCCGTCGCCTCCTACGAGAGCCTGGTGCACGCCGTGTCCGGGGCCGTG ggcagtatgactgcaatgactgtattttttcctttggataCAGCTAGGCTTAGACTTCAGG ttgATGAGAAGCGGAAGTCAAAGACAACACCGGCAGTCCTTTTGGAAATAATCAAAGAAGAAGGCCT GTTGGCACCATATCGAGGGTGGTTTCCTGTTATCTCCAGCCTTTGCTGCTccaattttgtttatttttatacatttaataGTCTTAAAGCCCTCTGGGTCAAAGGTCAGCATTCAACCACTGGAAAAGACTTGGTTCTTGGGGTTGTTGCAG GAGTAGTGAATGTACTCGTGACCACCCCTCTCTGGGTAGTGAACACACGCCTGAAGCTGCAGGGAGCAAAATTCAGAAATGAAGACATTGTACCAACCAATTACAGAGGCATAATAG ATGCCTTTCATCAGATAATACGAGATGAAGGAGTCTTAGCTCTGTGGAATGGTACTTTCCCCTCCTTGCTGCTGGTCTTCAATCCTGCCATACAATTCATGTTTTATGAAGGCTTTAAACGAAAGCTTTTGAAAAAGCAGCTGCAA CTCACATCTTTGGATGCTTTTGTCATTGGTGCAATAGCCAAAGCAGTTGCCACCACCCTCACTTACCCTCTGCAGACAGTACAGTCAATTCTGCGG tttggacGCCACAGATTGAACCCAGAGAACCGAACACTGGGTAGTCTTAGAAATGTTCTTTACCTTCTTCAACAGAGAGTGAG gCGTTTTGGATTAGTGGGACTTTACAAAGGCCTTGAAGCAAAGCTCTTGCAGACAGTCCTTACTGCTGCTCTTATGTTTCTGGTGTATGAGAAACTGACTGCTGCAACCTTCACAGTCATGGGATTAAAGCACTCACGCAGACATTGA
- the SLC25A17 gene encoding peroxisomal membrane protein PMP34 isoform X2: MTAMTVFFPLDTARLRLQVDEKRKSKTTPAVLLEIIKEEGLLAPYRGWFPVISSLCCSNFVYFYTFNSLKALWVKGQHSTTGKDLVLGVVAGVVNVLVTTPLWVVNTRLKLQGAKFRNEDIVPTNYRGIIDAFHQIIRDEGVLALWNGTFPSLLLVFNPAIQFMFYEGFKRKLLKKQLQLTSLDAFVIGAIAKAVATTLTYPLQTVQSILRFGRHRLNPENRTLGSLRNVLYLLQQRVRRFGLVGLYKGLEAKLLQTVLTAALMFLVYEKLTAATFTVMGLKHSRRH, from the exons atgactgcaatgactgtattttttcctttggataCAGCTAGGCTTAGACTTCAGG ttgATGAGAAGCGGAAGTCAAAGACAACACCGGCAGTCCTTTTGGAAATAATCAAAGAAGAAGGCCT GTTGGCACCATATCGAGGGTGGTTTCCTGTTATCTCCAGCCTTTGCTGCTccaattttgtttatttttatacatttaataGTCTTAAAGCCCTCTGGGTCAAAGGTCAGCATTCAACCACTGGAAAAGACTTGGTTCTTGGGGTTGTTGCAG GAGTAGTGAATGTACTCGTGACCACCCCTCTCTGGGTAGTGAACACACGCCTGAAGCTGCAGGGAGCAAAATTCAGAAATGAAGACATTGTACCAACCAATTACAGAGGCATAATAG ATGCCTTTCATCAGATAATACGAGATGAAGGAGTCTTAGCTCTGTGGAATGGTACTTTCCCCTCCTTGCTGCTGGTCTTCAATCCTGCCATACAATTCATGTTTTATGAAGGCTTTAAACGAAAGCTTTTGAAAAAGCAGCTGCAA CTCACATCTTTGGATGCTTTTGTCATTGGTGCAATAGCCAAAGCAGTTGCCACCACCCTCACTTACCCTCTGCAGACAGTACAGTCAATTCTGCGG tttggacGCCACAGATTGAACCCAGAGAACCGAACACTGGGTAGTCTTAGAAATGTTCTTTACCTTCTTCAACAGAGAGTGAG gCGTTTTGGATTAGTGGGACTTTACAAAGGCCTTGAAGCAAAGCTCTTGCAGACAGTCCTTACTGCTGCTCTTATGTTTCTGGTGTATGAGAAACTGACTGCTGCAACCTTCACAGTCATGGGATTAAAGCACTCACGCAGACATTGA